Proteins found in one Corallococcus exiguus genomic segment:
- a CDS encoding DUF3592 domain-containing protein, whose product MLTLIERFDELTKRLRVSGRNARATVVRMYTRCSGENSNETVVRYAFTLPDGEEIRDEYVVSESAGGNIRPGDSLGIRYLPQDPRQHRRAGPEESAMAGLMIATLCSLLWIGAGGYFVKLMLQQPEPRRTLTRSGEIYDYEAPACSRPTPPRGNRSLREYRD is encoded by the coding sequence ATGCTGACGCTCATCGAGCGCTTCGACGAGCTCACCAAGAGACTCCGCGTGTCCGGGAGGAATGCTCGGGCCACGGTGGTCCGCATGTACACGAGATGTTCGGGGGAGAACTCGAACGAAACCGTCGTGCGGTACGCCTTCACATTGCCGGATGGCGAGGAGATCCGCGACGAGTACGTCGTGTCCGAATCCGCGGGCGGCAACATCCGGCCGGGAGACTCCCTGGGCATCCGCTACCTGCCTCAAGACCCGCGGCAACACCGGCGCGCCGGGCCGGAGGAGTCGGCGATGGCCGGGTTGATGATCGCAACGCTGTGCTCGCTCCTCTGGATTGGCGCGGGCGGCTACTTCGTCAAGCTCATGCTCCAGCAGCCGGAGCCACGCAGGACCCTTACGCGTTCGGGCGAAATCTACGACTATGAGGCCCCTGCCTGTTCGAGGCCGACGCCCCCCAGGGGCAACCGCTCCTTGCGCGAGTACCGCGACTGA
- a CDS encoding DUF3592 domain-containing protein: MLDSFNLIMMVGLAFIVPLALLVQLLIQHELTLKLRDEGLHAYGTVTRAYRDSSGDSGTSDVVEYVFHLPDGEEIRGRYEDSRSSHRLPEKGDPVEVLYLANNPERHQCVGQEVGLAKTLGWLAFLVIWMGLWGINLMQEFQKQEASSPTRQHHKPASPSKSPPPRNPLARPTEDYN; the protein is encoded by the coding sequence ATGCTTGACTCGTTCAACTTGATAATGATGGTAGGGCTTGCCTTCATCGTGCCCCTGGCGCTGCTGGTGCAGTTGCTGATCCAGCATGAACTCACCCTGAAGCTGCGGGACGAGGGACTGCACGCCTATGGAACGGTGACCCGCGCGTACAGGGACTCGTCGGGAGATTCGGGCACCAGCGACGTCGTGGAATACGTCTTCCATCTGCCGGACGGTGAGGAAATCCGAGGCCGTTATGAAGATTCCAGGTCGAGCCACCGCCTTCCCGAGAAGGGGGACCCGGTGGAGGTGCTCTACCTGGCCAACAACCCGGAACGGCACCAATGCGTGGGTCAGGAGGTAGGGCTCGCGAAGACTCTGGGCTGGTTGGCGTTCCTCGTCATCTGGATGGGGCTGTGGGGCATCAACTTGATGCAAGAGTTTCAGAAGCAGGAGGCCTCCTCGCCCACGCGCCAGCACCACAAACCCGCCTCCCCTTCGAAGTCTCCGCCCCCCAGGAACCCCCTGGCGCGCCCGACGGAGGACTACAACTAG